The Panicum hallii strain FIL2 chromosome 5, PHallii_v3.1, whole genome shotgun sequence genome contains the following window.
GCATGAAGCACCGAATGCGACACCAAATATAGTTCACCAGGCAAACAccagaaaagaagaagaaaaaggtaAGAGAACAACTTTGACGATTCCAACAGAAAAGGTGTGGCTAATAAAAGGATAATGTTCCAAAAGTAAATTAGTTATGCAGTCTATATATAGAATTCAACATCAAAGTGattattatcatccatcaataTAACCATGACCCCAACCTGAGAAATCATAGAAGTTGTGGACAACAATATCAGGAAGTGTCAAGTGACCAGGTATGAACACAACATACCTCACAAAAGTATAGCAACTAATCTCTGCATCACTCTAAACATGGGCAAAGTACAAGGGAAAAAGGTATGTTACTCTACAAAGTCGATGTCAGTCAGACATATCGCACTGCAGTAGGCCAAGATATGATACACTATGAAGTACAAGTCAGAGGTCCCAAGGTTCTATGTGTTTCTGTGCTAACTGTTTTCAGCTACAAGAAATACGAACAGTTAGGTTTTCTCCGCCGAGGTGAGATGCCCCAGCTTTTCTGTCATCTGTTCCACATTCTTCTTTCCCCACCATAAGTTTTCCCGATCTCCTGTTCTCGTCTGATCATCTTTACTGTCTCCATCTCGCCTTTCTGATTGGACCTCCTGATGCACATTGGAACCAGGCTGCTCAGTAAGAAATTGCTCCCAAAAGCCGTCGTTTGCCCCAGTTGCTAAACTAGGATGGTCCTCTGCAGGTTGATCTCTTGATGGACCAGTTTCTGTAATAGCAGGCTCCAGATTAACATCTATCTCAGACACCTTAGCTCGTGAATCTGTACAGGACTGCATTTGAGGGAGGGGAGGACTTTCTGCGCAGCTAGTTGACTCTGTTACGTCATGAGAAGAGAGCGAATCTCCTGCCCCAGCTGAAGAGGTATGCATCCTTGAGAGTGAATCTCCTGCCCCAGCTGAAGAGGTATGCATCCTTGAGAGTGAATCTCCTGCACCAGCTGAAGAGGTATGCATCCTTGACGGAGGTGAGGGTACACGGGGATCACTTTCTCCAGATGAATGTAGCTCTGTGATAACAACGGCTGATGAAGGTCCCGGGACACCATCATCATATGAAATATCAAATGCTTCACTTGCTTCTCGAAAGAAATTCTCCAATGTGTTCAAGGAAGACTCCATTTTGTCAAATGATTCTCTGCAAACTGGTGGGTTCGTTAAGCCCCCATGCACAATCTGATTCCCCTCGGTATTTGCATCTTGGTGGAGAGAAACAGGTATTGGTAGTCTCCTTTTCTTTCTGTGATGATCAGGTTGCTGCACAAAGCTAGAGCGAAATCCTGGTGCCCGTACAATATCTCTGACATATGCTATCAGATTCTTTTGCCGATCCTCCAAAAATATCAACTTATTCTCCAGCTCCTGCATTCGTCTCTCCATATCAAGTTTCTTTTCCGCATTCTTTTCAAGCTCTGAGATCAGATCTGCATTCTCGCACTTGAGCTTCTCAATTTCCTCTTCATATTCCCGCCTTTCATTATCTGCCAACAGT
Protein-coding sequences here:
- the LOC112893608 gene encoding heat stress transcription factor A-4b isoform X2, whose protein sequence is MEAGGGGASSLPPFLSKTYEMVDDPATDAVVAWTPPGTSFVVANQAEFCRDLLPKYFKHNNFSSFVRQLNTYGFRKIDPEQWEFANEDFIRGQRHRLKNIHRRKPIFSHSSHNQASALLADNERREYEEEIEKLKCENADLISELEKNAEKKLDMERRMQELENKLIFLEDRQKNLIAYVRDIVRAPGFRSSFVQQPDHHRKKRRLPIPVSLHQDANTEGNQIVHGGLTNPPVCRESFDKMESSLNTLENFFREASEAFDISYDDGVPGPSSAVVITELHSSGESDPRVPSPPSRMHTSSAGAGDSLSRMHTSSAGAGDSLSSHDVTESTSCAESPPLPQMQSCTDSRAKVSEIDVNLEPAITETGPSRDQPAEDHPSLATGANDGFWEQFLTEQPGSNVHQEVQSERRDGDSKDDQTRTGDRENLWWGKKNVEQMTEKLGHLTSAEKT
- the LOC112893608 gene encoding heat stress transcription factor A-4b isoform X1; translation: MEAGGGGASSLPPFLSKTYEMVDDPATDAVVAWTPPGTSFVVANQAEFCRDLLPKYFKHNNFSSFVRQLNTYGFRKIDPEQWEFANEDFIRGQRHRLKNIHRRKPIFSHSSHNQASALLADNERREYEEEIEKLKCENADLISELEKNAEKKLDMERRMQELENKLIFLEDRQKNLIAYVRDIVRAPGFRSSFVQQPDHHRKKRRLPIPVSLHQDANTEGNQIVHGGLTNPPVCRESFDKMESSLNTLENFFREASEAFDISYDDGVPGPSSAVVITELHSSGESDPRVPSPPSRMHTSSAGAGDSLSRMHTSSAGAGDSLSRMHTSSAGAGDSLSSHDVTESTSCAESPPLPQMQSCTDSRAKVSEIDVNLEPAITETGPSRDQPAEDHPSLATGANDGFWEQFLTEQPGSNVHQEVQSERRDGDSKDDQTRTGDRENLWWGKKNVEQMTEKLGHLTSAEKT